The Macaca fascicularis isolate 582-1 chromosome 5, T2T-MFA8v1.1 genome segment AGACTATAAAGAACCGTCAGCTATACACGAGGTGGCTGAAACTTACAGAGTGAAAAAAACCTGacacaaaaataatacatgcactatgattccatttatataaagtctGTCAGAAGTCTAGGTAATCGTTATTTTTGGGACGTTGGAAGCGGGTACTGGAAGGGGACAGGAGGGGCGGTTCTGGGATCCAATGTTCTTTATTTCCTCTAAGTTCCTGTTATATGGGTTTCTCCAGTTTGTGAAAAATTATTCAGATATACCcaaatcaaaaagttaaaacttaaacaaataaaaataataattgcaatgGATCACTTTATTTAAAACCAAGGAGGTCACAAAGAACTCCTGTCTCCCCACCCCCTAACCCCTGCGCACGCAGACGCACAATGAAGTGAAACCTCATTGGCTGGGATCAGTGACGCACTTCTGAAAGCCGCAGCTTAGCACCATCTTTTCCATCTCCTGCTCGTCTGCCTTCCCGCCATCTGGCCTCCACGAGATTCAGCCCGGTGGTGTTAGCCCCCTGGACTTGATTCCTGAGGCAAACAGTGTCCCTTAAGGTCGGCAACAGCCTCTTCTGGGTTCACTGCAGTCCAACCGGCTCCCTACCCGCCGCCATTATGAACATCCGCAACGCTCGGCCAGACGACCTGATGAATATGCAGCACTGCAACCTCCTTTGCCTTCCTGAGAACTACCAGATGAAATACTATTTATATCATGGCCTTTCCTGGCCCCAGCTTTCTTACATCGCTGAGGATGAGGACGGGAAGATTGTGGGCTATGTCCTAGCCAAAATGGAGGAGGACCCAGATGATGTCCCGCATGGCCATATCACCTCACTTGCCGTGAAGCGTTCACACCGGCGCCTCGGCCTGGCCCAGAAGCTGATGGACCAGGCCTCTAGGGCCATGATAGAGAACTTTAACGCCAAATACGTGTCTCTGCATGTCAGGAAGAGTAACCGGGCAGCCTTGCACCTCTATTCTAACACCCTCAACTTTCAGATTAGTGAGGTGGAACCTAAATACTATGCAGATGGGGAAGATGCTTATGCTATGAAGCGGGATCTCTCGCAGATGGCAGATGAGCTGAGACGACAAGTGGACCTGAAGAAGGGCGGGTATGTGGTCCTGGGCTCCAGGGAGAACCAGGAGACCCAGGGCAGCACACTTTGTGGTTCTGAAGAGGCCTGTCAGCAAAAGAACCCGGATACCGAAGAAAGTGGCAGTGACAGCAAAGAACCTAAGGAGTCTGTGGAGAGCACCAACGTCCAAGACAGCTCAGAAGGCTCGGATTCCACCTCCTAGAGCATGCTTAAGGTATTCTGTCTTCCCTGACCTAGTACCTCCCTCTCCTAAATCCCTGCATCCATCCCCCCTTGGCCTGCCCAATTCCATCCTGTCTTATCCCATTCTGGCCCTGCGAGGTTTAAATCCACCTGGTGACCTTAGGGAGAAGTTAGAGTGAGTTGAGGGAGACTCATTGCACGCTGTTGAAAGTGAAATACGATACTAACTCATGCTGAAAGTAGATTAATTTCAATGAAGAAACAAGCATTTATCCCGCTTTCTGGGCATGAGTTGTATTTCAGGGTAATCACGTAGTTGATggaaggcatttttttctttatggaattCCAGTTAGTAATaatgatagaaatataaaatcatcATTTTGCAACTCTTGATGAAATAATGGACCCAGCCAAGAGTCATCAGTGGCTAATAGCGTTAGATAAAAGTTGGAGCACTTTGTAGTGATGGATCAGACTGACAATACTTGAACTCAGTGTAGTCCGTCTTCACTAAATGTGGAGACAAATACTTGTCTCCTTATGCAACAGGAAGTGCACAGTACTACCTATGAAATattctttccaaaagaaaattatgagaTCTAACtaccattttacagaaaatagaGGGACTTGTTAAACTATACCATGATGCAAACCGTCAAATCCAGAATTAGAGGTTTTTACAAAACAAATGACCTGGTTTCTTCACAAATAAatggcactgaaaaaaaaaaaaggataaagcaTTTTCTATTAAACTTTACAGATACGTTAACTAAACTCAACTGTTATGGACATTGTTTGGATACTGATTCAAACAAACCATGTATAAGACATTTTTGAGATAATCAGGCAAAATTTGAACAGGGATTGTATTCTAGTAaggaattattaataattttattagagGAGCTAAATGGTATTGTATTATTATGTTTAGAAAGTCCTTATCTGTTAGAGATACATACAGAAATAATTATAGCTGAAAGACTAGGATGCCTTGGATTTCCTTTAAAATAGTCtagcaaaaaagaacaagattggaagagggaaaatgaaagaagaatggCAGTTATTGTTGGGTTGGGAAATGGGTACTTAGGGGCTTCCTTGTGCCATTTACCCTTTTGAATGTGTGGAAATTAACATGAAAAGTTAAAgagccaaaactttttttttttttgagacagagtctcgctctgtcgcccaggccgaagtgcagtggtgcgatctcggctcactgcaacctctgcctcctgggttcaagcgattctcctggctcatcctcccaagtagctgggactccaggagcccgccacctcgcccggctaattttttttttttttgagatggagtctcgctctgtcgtccaggctggagtgcagtggcgctatcttggctcactgcaagctccgcctcccgggttcacaccattctcctgcctcagcctctggtgtagctgggactacaggcacccgccaccaagcccggctaattgtttgtatttttagtagagatggggtttcactgtgtcttagccaggatggtctcgatctcctgacctcgtgatccacccgccttggcctcccaaagtgctgggaatacaggcatgagccaccgcgcccagcctaatttttgtgtgtttagtagagacggggtttcagcatattggccaggctggtctcgaactcctgcccttgtgatctccccgcctcagcctcccaaagtgctgcgattacagacgtgagccaccgcgcccagctcttGTACTTCTTAATACACACTTATGCTAATACTAAAAAACCACTAAAACTTAAGTTTTAAAGGATTGGTATGTTAGAAACAACTTAATTGTAGTAATATAATACTACAGTATTTCTTCCAGCAAAGAACTTTGTATCACCTTAGGAGTTTCTAGGGTCAGTGAGCTATTGGCAGTTTACAGGCTTTAACATCTTAATCTAGTCACCTTACCCTTACATAGTGTGAAAGGCAGCAACTTTCTCATGGCAAAATCTCGTCATAAATAGTGTATTCTGTATATAATTTCAATGTGTGCTATTTGATTAGTCATtcataaaagtatttatttgtcAGGCATTAGGCTTGGCGCTGAGTATACAGCAGTGATCAGAACAGACTGACGTTTATATAGCATGTAAGAATAAATGgacttttttttgcattttaatggcaaaacccaaACTATAGCACACTAatcccattttattttcattcagttacaGTTCAATAGGTTATAAAAATTTAGATACAGTAAGTCTTTGGTAATTAGAAAGAATCTGTCCTCAGAGGAGGTTTTGCATTTGACTTTTAATAACCTGAAAGTTTCACAATGACTGATTCATTTGTTCTAATGCTAAAATAAAGGCAGCAGAACAgtctaaaagaaaagatgaaattaaagaaaacttgaTGCCTTGAGAAAGCGTTGTCAAATTTACACCTGGCTTGTTAACCCTGGAGGGTTCTATCAAGACTCTTTGAATCAACAGAccgttttaaaaaaatttcaactttcaaattCCTTCATAGGACTTACACAGTATTGATCTCATCTTTGTAGTTACTTGCTTCTCTTCAGTGTTAAACTCTAGCTGAGAACAGAGCTAATCAGAGGTGGTTTTAAAaccatgtatgtatatacatattttatatataaagccatatatataaaaccatatatatatgtattatgtacacacacacctataAAACTTTGATGAATTCAAAAGCACTTAACATCTGctgtgagaaacaaaaataattgccACTCtagtaaaagaagagagaaataataaataagaaaattcattGTTGTGTCACAGTTATAAATTTCAGCATACAAATTCAAGAATAATTGAACTGTCTTTATGATACTGTAATTGAACTTTATTTCTAAGTTGAAGGAAATGTTTCCTGGACTGAACTTCACCCTCTTTCTGAGTTGTTATCTGCTGAGACATATTCAGTGGCCGCATCTAATCTTTGATCTTCAGGATTCACTTCTGGGTCTTTTACAGCCGGAGGTCTCTTACCATTTTGGTAGCAAGGGTGTATGAGTATTAGTCTGCACAGGCTAACTGGTCTAAAAATTAACTTCCAAGTCTCAATAACTTAACCCAGTAAAAGCTTATTTGTCACATCATAGTACGATGTGGGTCATCAGTGTGATGGCGATGTGGAGTGGAGGGAAAAGATGGACCCTACTCCATGGAATCATTCAGGGATCCATTTAGAACAGGGATTCTTAATTTTCTGTAGCTCCCTTTGGCAATCTGGTGaagcagaaaaatgtttttaaaagatgtaaaaatttcatcaaattacaaaggaaaacaaTTGTTGATATACAGttatcaaactttttaaaatatttttgttatatgtggtttttgttgGCATATTGAATAGCCTAGTAACTATTACTTCAAAGTAAATTTTAGTATAAATGATATTTAAGATATCTTAAGTATAATGTGATATGAAAATACCTATGATTTTTATTGGTGACAAAGTCTCAAGTATTGCTAATACTACTGTGCATTGATTCCTATGTTCATAATTTAAAGAATTGCCAGACTTCAGTTAGAAGTTGATGCAAATTACAGAGTTGTTTTTGTTCCATATCCAAGGTCATGGTTCTcctacattttattaaatagatCCCAGGTTAAGAACTCCTAATTCAATGACTCTTGTCATTTTTCTAGAATCATAAGACCTTCAACTGGTTCATATACATTCAACTAGCAGATGAGAGAAGAGAATGTATATAGTGGTTCATAAAGGTTTTAAAAGTCAAGTCTTACCCAACTAACTGCAGGGGAGGCTATGATATTTAGTTTAGCTTTGTgctcaggaaagaaaaggagttcAGTAACAACACAGCATAGTATCTGCCACAATAGGAAACATCCTAGTGGTGCTCTGGACTATGAGAAGTTTTGCTTTCATGCCTGGTTAGGGGCATGGGATCATACAGCTGCTCTCACTCCATGACATGGCCCAGGGAACTCTGTTAGGCTGTCTGAGGTTGTCTACATAAACGCCTGACATATATTTCTTCTGCTGTTTCACAAATGGGCATGGAAAACGATGAGATTCTGTTATCTTGCTGCCATTATGCCTCTAATTAAAACCTGGAACAAATGACCCCTCTCCTCTGAAGTCCCCCAAACTGTGTAAATCTTCACTTCCATCCCATTTAATGGGGATTCACCAGCACATAGGTCTACCTCCCTGAATGGGGAAGGGCtacattgaagaaagaaagagcaggaaaaacatttaaaaggctCATACCGGAAAAGTACTATCCTTCTATAATTGTGGTGCTCCCTCCTGTGGAGCTGGAGTTCAAATACCTATAGAAAAATgtcctaaaaaatatttttcattttctctctctgtactTTTGGATTTGGGAACAGAGACAGAGTTAGAAGTGGTGCTGAGCAGGACAGTTGGTGAAGAACTGGTtgatttcatctgaaaaatggtaACAAAAATTACTCTTAACCCTATGAAAAGGCACTGTTTTGCAGGTATTAATTCTAAGCACTGTTAATGATGtgtttcatttattcctcataataatcttgtgaggtaggtactattactcCCTTTTGTGGTTAAGGAAATCATATCACAAAGAGGGCTGCATGTTACACAGATAGTGGAAAACAAAGATGCAAACTCAGGTGGTCAGACTCCATgattgagaggattaaatgagtcaatcTGTGTAAATTGCTAAGCACAACTCCTCACACACAGTAAAATAGTCCATAAATTTTGGCTCTTAATATAATCGATAGTAAGAGTAACTTTTCAGGTTCTCCTCTTCTCCACggtaatcaaataataaaatgttgtgTATGAGCAGCAACAGTTTGCAGTCTTGGAAGGGAAATGCATCTTAATGATTAAAATAGCTTTCACTGACAAGCTAAATGTCAAAGCATTCAACTGAATCAAC includes the following:
- the NAA11 gene encoding N-alpha-acetyltransferase 11, producing the protein MNIRNARPDDLMNMQHCNLLCLPENYQMKYYLYHGLSWPQLSYIAEDEDGKIVGYVLAKMEEDPDDVPHGHITSLAVKRSHRRLGLAQKLMDQASRAMIENFNAKYVSLHVRKSNRAALHLYSNTLNFQISEVEPKYYADGEDAYAMKRDLSQMADELRRQVDLKKGGYVVLGSRENQETQGSTLCGSEEACQQKNPDTEESGSDSKEPKESVESTNVQDSSEGSDSTS